Below is a window of Paraburkholderia kururiensis DNA.
CTCCACCGGCGTGTTCTTTCAGACCGGCGCGCTGCCCGTGTGCGCGAGCCCCAACAGCGCGTATTACTGCCCGCCGTCCACGCAGCAATTGAGCGCCGTGATGCAGGGGGCGAACGGCATCACCGCGTCGGTCTCGTTCGACGTGGGCAACGCCAGCACGCTTGCGCAGACCTACGCGGGCGACGCCGTCATGCCGTTGCTCGCGGGGCCCGCCTTCGTCACGTCGTCGATCTTCGACTGGGGGCTGCCGTTCTTCTACGGACGCACTGTCTACGCGGCCATCGAGCAGCAATCCACACCCGGCGGCAATGGGCCCTACGTCGCGTATTGATCCGTGCGCGAGGGAACGCAAGAGCGCACGTAATAACAGGTGATGAAGCCGGATAATCCGTAAGATTTTGACGTGCTAGCATCCGTTGGCATTCCAATGCAATACGGGAACGCCAACGGCATGTCGAACAGGCGTGGCCGGAATGCAGCCAATAATCACGCGCGGCCAGCGCGCAGGGCCAACGGGCTTCGGGGAATCGACATGACGCAAAGCGCATGGACGGCCGCACTGGCCTCCACCACCAATGCGCCGGCCGCTGCGGCCGTGCCGCCTCAGAAGCCGCCCTCACGCACGGGCAACCTTCCCACCGGCAACCCGAGCAACGGTCCGTTGCTGGCTGCCATCGAACAAAGCCTTCAGCAACTCGGTATCGATCCCGCTACGGTGGCCACGTCGGCGTCGAGCGTCACGAGTACCGCGGGCGGCACGATCACGAGCACGAGCGGCGCCTCGGCGGAAGACACGCAGTCCGCAAAGGAACGCTTTCTCGTCGCGCTCTACCAGGCGCTGGTGCTGCAAAGCACATTGGCGGCGCAAGCCGGATTGAGCACCCCGCAGACGAGCGGGACGAACGACACAAGCGCGAGTGGCGCGGTGCATGAGGCCGGCGCCATCGATGCGGCAACCGGCCCCTACCGCGACCTCGGCACCTCGCTTGCGGCCCTGGCGGCTTCGGCGCGCGCGAACCCGGCCGTCGCCACCGCGCGGGCAGCGAACGGCGTCAACGGCAACAGCAGCGACGACTGGGAATGGGGCCTCGCGACCACGCCGGCCGCGAGCACGGATACGTCCGCCTCCACCACCACCGAAAGCGGCACCATGACCGGCGCCATCGGTCAACTGAACGGCGCGCTCAACGATTACCTCTCGACGCTCGATACAGGCAGCGTGGACAGCACGAGCAACGTGACCTTGCCCGCGCTGCTCGAAGCACTGGCGCAACGCACGCAGAACATGCACTGGCGCGCGGCGGGCGTGATCGTCGACCTCACGGCCTGAGCCCGAAGACCGGCAGGTCCGGACACGCCCGCACCGCAGGCCTTATTGCTGACCGTGCGCGGCGGCCCACTCCTTGACCGCACGCAACGTGTTGGCCACGTGCTGGTCGGGCGAGAGGCTCGTGTATTCGTAGAGCACCTTGCCGTCCGGCGCGATGACGTACGAGACGCGATTGGCCATGGCCGAATGCATGGGCATGGACGCGTCGTAGGCCTTGATGATTTTCGAATCGGCGTCGGCGGCCACCGGGAATTTGCTGCGGCACTCGCTCACCGAAAACTTCGTGAGCGTATCGATGTTGTCGTGCGATACGCCGATAACGGTGGCGCCGTACTTCTTGTATTCGTCCACGGCCTCGGCGAATTCATGGGCCTCGATCGTGCAGCCCTTCGTGAACGCGGCCGGATAGAAGTACACCACCACCGGGCCCTTCTTGAGCGCATCGGCGAGCGAGTACGTATAGGTCTTGCCGCCAAGCGACGCTTCGGTCGTGAAGTTCGGCGCGGCGTCGCCGGGCTTGAGCGTGGCGGATGCGCTCGCCGCGTAGATCGACAGGCCTGCTCCGAGCACGGCTGCAAGCGCCGCGCAAGTCGCGCTGCGCATCATGATGCTGCGCTTCATGTCGCTGCGTTTCATCTCGAAATTCCTTGCGGGTGGGCGAACGGCCATTGAACCACAATGCGCCGGCACGCGTTCGCCGCCGCTTCAGTCGCCCGCGTGCGCGCCGAACCACGCGGCTGCGGAAAGGCTCAATTCGGCCAGCACTTCGGGCCCGAGCTCCGTTCCGGCCACCGTCGCGTGCGAGCACTCGCCGCGTTCGGCGGCCTCGGCCAGCGCGAGCAAAGCGCCCAGCTCGCCCGCGTAATCGACGATGGCATCGCGAATGGGGCGCGCCAGGCCGAGCTTGTGAAGCGCCCGCTCGGGCGTCGCGCCGATCACCACGTGAGCGAGCGAAAAGATGCCCGTCATGAAGGCCTGGTCGGCGAAGTCCTCGTTCGATGGCTTGAGCCAGCGCGCCGCCAGTTCCATGAAGCGCGAGCGCGTGCCCGCGAGTTGCACGAGCGGGTCGGAGCGCCACGGCATGTCGCGCCCGTTCGCGTAGAGCAGCAGTTGCGCCCAGCGCGCGATCTGACGCGTGCCCACGGCGATCACGGCCTCGCGCAGAGACGAGATGGGCCGCCCCAGGCCGAACGCACTCGAATTGACGAGCCGCAGCAGTTGCACAACCACCGTGGGATGGCGCTTGAGTTCGACTTCGAGTTCCGCGATGCCCGCGTCGCGCGCCACGAGCGCGAGCAGGCGCAGCAGCGCCTCGCGCGACGACCTCACGCGGCGTGCGCTCAGCACCTGCGGTCGCGCGAAGAAGTACCCCTGGAACAGGTCGAAGCCGAGGTCGCGCGCCAGCTCGAAGTCCTCTTCGGTCTCGACCTTCTCGGCAAGCAGCGTCTTGCCCTCGCGGCGCAGCGCCGCGGCGAGCGCAGGCAACGCGTCGCGGCCCG
It encodes the following:
- a CDS encoding EAL and HDOD domain-containing protein; this encodes MSDSPSPDTASVPSAPCACAPTGDAPLQPVETARSADAAPGEAGADSGATPCRVEGSTASACRSDAQAAAGAAATAEPVSTQFVYVGRQPILDRSGALHAYELLFRSGLHNYAEVTDEARATAQVVVRTIGSIGVSAVLGSHRGYVNIGRELLFDDIVHLMSADRFVLEILETVTFDARLIRRVDELRRNGFLIALDDVCALTPSVLAALPHADIIKVDFLQTGRDALPALAAALRREGKTLLAEKVETEEDFELARDLGFDLFQGYFFARPQVLSARRVRSSREALLRLLALVARDAGIAELEVELKRHPTVVVQLLRLVNSSAFGLGRPISSLREAVIAVGTRQIARWAQLLLYANGRDMPWRSDPLVQLAGTRSRFMELAARWLKPSNEDFADQAFMTGIFSLAHVVIGATPERALHKLGLARPIRDAIVDYAGELGALLALAEAAERGECSHATVAGTELGPEVLAELSLSAAAWFGAHAGD
- a CDS encoding peroxiredoxin; amino-acid sequence: MKRSDMKRSIMMRSATCAALAAVLGAGLSIYAASASATLKPGDAAPNFTTEASLGGKTYTYSLADALKKGPVVVYFYPAAFTKGCTIEAHEFAEAVDEYKKYGATVIGVSHDNIDTLTKFSVSECRSKFPVAADADSKIIKAYDASMPMHSAMANRVSYVIAPDGKVLYEYTSLSPDQHVANTLRAVKEWAAAHGQQ